In Pseudobacter ginsenosidimutans, the following are encoded in one genomic region:
- a CDS encoding lycopene cyclase family protein, with protein MIRNEPGNKRRYDYIFTGAGCAAMSLLMRLLKHPSTSNKRILLVDKDNSGMYNKTWCFWEKGTGFFESIVHHQYDQLWYYGNEYSKCSNIFPYHYKMIRGEDFYHHCMKEIARYPNVEWLREEVSAIDGEGEEATAQINGQIFSASYIFNSIIFRPPVLKKNEHMLLQHFKGWFIETEEPVFDPAAATLMDFRVSQEHGTAFVYVMPLSQRRALVEYTLFTTELLTAEQYETALKQYLQANIKSTYTVLNKEEGKIPMTNYRWPESKGRLINIGTAGGQTKPSSGYTFQFIQQQADLLCHQLAKDQQPRPKSYQHTRFHFYDAVLLEVLAKQYSPGEIIFTRLFSKNKLSSVLQFLGNQSTLSDELRIISVLPKWTFLKAALNQVFR; from the coding sequence ATGATAAGAAACGAGCCCGGTAATAAGCGCCGCTACGATTATATTTTCACCGGGGCCGGCTGCGCTGCAATGAGCCTGCTGATGCGACTGTTGAAGCATCCCTCCACCAGCAATAAGCGGATCCTGCTGGTGGACAAAGACAATTCCGGCATGTACAACAAGACCTGGTGTTTCTGGGAAAAGGGGACAGGTTTTTTTGAATCCATCGTTCATCACCAATATGATCAACTGTGGTATTACGGTAATGAGTATTCGAAATGCAGTAATATCTTTCCTTATCATTATAAAATGATCCGGGGCGAAGATTTTTATCATCATTGTATGAAAGAGATTGCCCGGTATCCGAATGTGGAATGGCTCCGGGAGGAAGTGTCGGCCATCGATGGAGAGGGAGAAGAAGCTACGGCACAGATCAATGGGCAAATATTTTCAGCCTCATACATTTTCAACAGCATCATTTTCCGGCCTCCTGTTTTGAAAAAAAATGAGCATATGCTGTTGCAGCATTTCAAAGGCTGGTTCATCGAAACCGAAGAGCCGGTATTTGATCCTGCAGCAGCCACGCTGATGGACTTCAGGGTTTCGCAGGAACACGGAACTGCATTTGTTTATGTGATGCCTTTGAGCCAGCGGCGGGCATTGGTGGAATACACCCTGTTCACTACTGAGCTGCTGACTGCTGAACAATATGAAACTGCGCTGAAACAATATTTACAGGCCAATATCAAGAGTACATACACTGTATTGAATAAGGAAGAAGGGAAGATCCCCATGACCAATTACCGCTGGCCCGAATCCAAAGGAAGGCTGATCAATATCGGTACAGCTGGTGGACAAACCAAGCCCAGCAGCGGCTACACTTTCCAATTCATCCAGCAACAGGCTGATCTGCTGTGCCATCAACTGGCAAAGGACCAACAACCCCGCCCAAAGAGCTATCAGCATACCCGCTTCCATTTTTACGATGCTGTATTGCTGGAAGTGCTGGCCAAACAATACAGCCCCGGCGAAATCATCTTCACCCGTTTGTTCAGTAAGAACAAACTCTCCAGTGTTTTACAGTTCCTGGGCAATCAAAGTACTTTATCAGATGAGCTCCGCATTATCAGCGTGTTGCCTAAATGGACCTTCCTGAAAGCTGCGCTGAATCAGGTTTTCCGATGA
- a CDS encoding sterol desaturase family protein — MHWFLYLAILIGTFILMEGITWCTHKFVMHGFLWYLHEDHHQPTPGFFEKNDAFFVIFAIPSFLCILFGTLDKIYWLQAIGFGIMAYGAAYFLVHDVIIHQRFKWFSRSSNTYVRAIRWAHKMHHKHLHKQEGESFGMLYVHRKYWNKVRNDKKRAR, encoded by the coding sequence ATGCACTGGTTTCTTTATTTGGCAATTCTTATTGGCACCTTCATCCTCATGGAGGGTATAACCTGGTGCACACACAAGTTTGTTATGCATGGATTCCTCTGGTACCTGCATGAAGACCATCATCAACCCACACCAGGTTTCTTTGAGAAGAATGATGCTTTCTTCGTGATCTTCGCCATTCCCAGTTTTTTATGCATTCTCTTCGGCACACTCGATAAGATCTACTGGCTTCAGGCTATCGGTTTTGGCATCATGGCCTATGGCGCTGCTTATTTCCTGGTGCATGACGTGATCATTCACCAGCGCTTCAAATGGTTTTCACGCTCAAGCAATACATACGTGCGCGCTATCCGCTGGGCGCATAAGATGCATCACAAGCATCTCCACAAACAGGAAGGCGAAAGCTTCGGTATGTTATACGTTCACCGTAAATACTGGAATAAGGTCCGGAATGATAAGAAACGAGCCCGGTAA
- the idi gene encoding isopentenyl-diphosphate Delta-isomerase has product MNGTQEVILVNERDEPIGTMEKIEAHRKAALHRAFSVFIFNSKGEMLLQQRALNKYHSAGLWTNACCSHPAPGEATADAAHRRLQEELGFSTGLEKIFHFTYQTAFDNGLIEHEFDHVFAGQYEQRITPNPEEVKDVCYKSLEDIQQSLQTHPQKYTSWFHIAFPKVKEWAVQQGLVQPTI; this is encoded by the coding sequence ATGAACGGAACGCAGGAAGTAATACTGGTGAACGAAAGGGACGAGCCCATCGGAACGATGGAGAAAATTGAAGCACACAGGAAAGCGGCATTGCACCGCGCATTCAGTGTTTTCATCTTCAACAGCAAAGGAGAAATGCTGCTGCAGCAACGCGCTCTGAACAAATATCATAGTGCAGGTCTCTGGACCAACGCTTGCTGCAGTCATCCTGCTCCCGGCGAAGCTACGGCAGATGCTGCACACAGAAGATTACAAGAAGAGCTCGGCTTCAGTACCGGCCTTGAAAAGATCTTCCATTTCACCTATCAAACTGCTTTTGACAACGGACTGATAGAACATGAATTTGATCATGTGTTTGCAGGTCAGTATGAACAAAGGATCACACCCAATCCGGAAGAAGTGAAAGATGTCTGCTACAAAAGCCTGGAAGATATTCAGCAATCACTGCAAACACATCCTCAGAAATATACATCCTGGTTCCATATCGCATTTCCGAAAGTAAAGGAATGGGCGGTACAGCAGGGATTGGTTCAGCCTACAATCTGA
- a CDS encoding phytoene/squalene synthase family protein, whose amino-acid sequence MMHLFHHVSHRCSKATAETYSTSFAAAIRLLHKDLRVPVYSIYGFVRFADEIVDSFHHYDKAALLQEFEEDTWKSIQQGISLNPILQSFQQAVNRHQIDHSLIRAFFQSMAMDLTRSRHEQQSYTEYIYGSAEVVGLMCLTVFCEGDTKLFLQLKPYAQSLGAAFQKVNFLRDMRADQQQLQRIYFPGISTLNWNESSKQEIEKDIEMDFEQAYKGVMLLPLKARFGVYVAYRYYWSLFRKIRRSTPAAIMEKRIRIPNYHKAMILVGARFSQVLQ is encoded by the coding sequence ATGATGCACCTATTTCACCATGTAAGCCATCGATGCAGTAAAGCTACTGCAGAAACCTACAGCACTTCCTTTGCTGCTGCCATCCGGTTGCTGCACAAGGACCTTCGCGTTCCGGTGTACAGCATTTACGGCTTCGTCAGGTTTGCAGATGAAATAGTAGACAGTTTCCATCATTATGATAAAGCTGCATTGCTGCAGGAGTTTGAAGAAGACACCTGGAAATCAATTCAGCAGGGCATCAGCCTCAATCCCATCCTTCAAAGCTTTCAGCAAGCCGTTAACCGGCACCAGATCGATCATTCGTTGATCAGGGCTTTCTTTCAGAGTATGGCCATGGACCTGACCCGTAGCCGGCATGAACAGCAGAGTTATACGGAATACATTTATGGAAGCGCTGAAGTGGTGGGCCTGATGTGCCTTACTGTTTTTTGTGAGGGTGATACAAAACTTTTCCTTCAATTGAAGCCCTATGCACAATCGCTGGGTGCTGCTTTTCAGAAAGTGAACTTCCTGCGGGATATGAGGGCAGACCAGCAGCAGTTGCAGCGAATATACTTCCCCGGTATCAGCACCCTGAACTGGAATGAATCCAGTAAACAAGAAATCGAGAAAGATATAGAAATGGATTTCGAGCAGGCATACAAAGGCGTTATGCTGCTTCCGTTGAAAGCAAGGTTTGGAGTGTATGTGGCTTACCGTTACTACTGGTCGCTTTTCAGGAAGATCAGGCGCAGTACTCCTGCCGCTATCATGGAAAAACGGATCAGGATCCCTAACTATCACAAAGCCATGATCTTAGTTGGCGCCCGCTTTTCGCAGGTTTTGCAGTAA
- a CDS encoding phytoene desaturase family protein yields MTTTASYSKARKQAVVIGSGFAGLAAASCLAHEGWKVTVLEKQCSPGGRARQLQSAGFSFDMGPSWYWMPDIFERYFALFGRQVSDYYHLQRLDPSYRVYWSEHHSDIPADPAAFRALLESLQPGAAKHLDKFLREAEYKYHTGMRKLVFKPGRSLWEYVDLDVMLGLFRLDLLSSMKSHIGKFFHHPGLRQLMEFPVLFLGALPENTPALYSLMNYADIQLGTWYPQGGMYSVVTGMYNLALELGVEFRFNEAVTALSTMDKRIHEVITEQGSYRPDVVIGAADYHFIETQLLPPGDRSYSNQYWDSRVLAPGCLLWYVGLSRKLNNVSHHNLFFDTDFNRHAHQIYSSREWPDDPLFYVSIPSVTDDSVAPEGGENLFFLVPVAAGLTGDDEALREKYFNQIVQRFEQRIGQSISDAIVFRKSFAVSDFMQEYNAFKGNAYGLANTLKQTAILKPSCRSKKLHNLFYAGQLTVPGPGVPPSLISGEVAAKQVLKYF; encoded by the coding sequence TTGACAACAACTGCATCATATTCAAAAGCGCGAAAACAAGCTGTAGTGATCGGCAGTGGATTTGCTGGTCTTGCAGCCGCAAGCTGTCTTGCACATGAAGGCTGGAAAGTAACTGTGCTCGAAAAACAATGCAGCCCCGGTGGCCGTGCGCGCCAGTTGCAATCTGCAGGTTTCTCATTCGACATGGGCCCCAGCTGGTATTGGATGCCAGATATCTTCGAAAGATATTTCGCACTCTTCGGCAGGCAGGTGAGTGATTATTATCATTTGCAAAGACTCGATCCATCCTATCGCGTTTACTGGTCCGAACATCATTCCGATATTCCTGCAGATCCCGCTGCATTCCGGGCATTACTGGAAAGCCTGCAGCCGGGCGCTGCCAAACACCTCGATAAATTCCTTCGCGAAGCAGAATACAAATACCATACAGGAATGCGCAAACTGGTATTCAAACCAGGAAGGTCGCTCTGGGAATATGTTGACCTCGATGTGATGCTGGGATTATTCCGGCTTGACCTGCTCTCGTCCATGAAATCGCATATCGGTAAATTCTTTCATCATCCGGGTCTCCGGCAGTTGATGGAATTTCCTGTTCTCTTCCTCGGTGCATTGCCGGAGAATACGCCTGCATTGTACAGCCTGATGAATTACGCGGATATTCAACTGGGCACCTGGTATCCGCAGGGCGGCATGTACAGCGTAGTAACGGGAATGTATAACCTGGCTTTGGAGCTGGGCGTGGAATTCAGGTTCAATGAAGCTGTAACTGCTCTCAGTACAATGGATAAACGCATCCACGAGGTGATCACAGAACAAGGAAGTTATAGGCCGGATGTAGTGATCGGAGCGGCAGACTATCATTTTATCGAAACACAGTTATTGCCTCCTGGTGACCGCAGTTACAGCAACCAATACTGGGATTCCAGAGTGCTGGCGCCGGGTTGTTTGCTTTGGTATGTAGGGCTCAGCAGGAAATTGAACAATGTAAGTCATCACAATCTTTTTTTCGATACGGATTTCAACCGTCATGCCCATCAGATCTACAGCAGCAGGGAATGGCCCGATGATCCTCTTTTCTATGTGAGCATTCCTTCAGTAACGGATGATTCCGTAGCGCCTGAAGGAGGGGAAAATCTATTCTTCCTGGTGCCGGTAGCCGCCGGACTTACCGGAGATGATGAAGCACTTCGTGAGAAATACTTCAATCAGATCGTTCAGCGTTTCGAGCAGCGCATAGGGCAGTCCATCTCGGATGCCATTGTTTTCCGGAAATCATTTGCTGTTTCCGATTTCATGCAGGAATACAATGCGTTCAAGGGGAATGCTTACGGTCTTGCCAATACGCTGAAACAAACCGCTATATTGAAGCCTTCCTGCAGAAGTAAGAAACTGCACAATCTTTTCTATGCCGGACAACTAACCGTGCCCGGTCCTGGTGTGCCTCCCAGTCTGATCAGCGGAGAAGTGGCGGCTAAACAGGTGTTGAAATATTTCTGA
- a CDS encoding RNA polymerase sigma factor, which produces MSTIEFNQMLVKNADFLKPFAITLTRDSEAAKDLFQETLYRALANKDKYNVGTNIKAWLYTIMRNIFINNYRRKVKQNVIFDSTPNDFLIDQSQAVTINGAEGTLRLKDIQAAIHNLPEIFRNPFLLYFDGFKYHEIAEMLDEPLGTIKSRIHFARKLLKTQIHRF; this is translated from the coding sequence ATGTCGACGATAGAATTTAACCAAATGCTGGTGAAGAATGCAGACTTTCTCAAGCCTTTTGCAATTACTCTCACCAGGGACTCAGAAGCGGCTAAAGACTTGTTCCAGGAGACTTTATACAGAGCTTTGGCCAATAAGGATAAGTATAACGTAGGGACGAACATTAAGGCCTGGCTGTACACCATCATGCGAAATATTTTCATCAACAATTATCGCAGGAAGGTAAAGCAGAATGTAATTTTCGACAGTACTCCCAACGATTTTCTGATCGATCAAAGCCAGGCGGTAACCATCAATGGCGCTGAAGGCACATTGCGATTGAAAGATATTCAGGCAGCGATCCATAATCTGCCCGAGATCTTCAGAAATCCTTTTCTCTTGTATTTCGATGGATTCAAATACCATGAGATCGCAGAAATGCTGGATGAACCACTGGGAACAATCAAAAGCAGGATACACTTTGCCCGTAAGTTGTTAAAAACACAGATCCATCGCTTTTAA
- a CDS encoding MerR family transcriptional regulator: MNVFTIKDLENLSGIKAHTIRIWEQRYSFLKPKRTETNIRYYSTEELKAVLNIALLNKYGYKISHIDKMSSDEMRQKIIELSHAEAQQERLINDLVQYMVDLDIQRFEEVLNQFIRARGIERTITQLVFPFLDKIGILWMTNFIQPAQEHLVANIIRQKLIVGIENVHSSMSSDKIVVLFLPEGEYHELGLLYIYYLLKSKGVQVLYLGSDVPVRDMEFLVNAKKPDFLLTHLTSVPANFSIDKFLNNFQATVPEAKLVISGQLAVCYPRKSYPNLSFKRSLQEVMEFITSL; this comes from the coding sequence GTGAACGTATTCACCATCAAAGACCTTGAAAATCTTTCGGGCATCAAAGCGCATACGATCCGGATCTGGGAGCAACGCTACTCTTTTCTGAAACCCAAACGAACGGAGACGAACATACGCTATTATAGCACCGAAGAGCTGAAAGCTGTTTTGAACATCGCTTTGCTCAACAAGTACGGCTATAAGATCTCGCATATAGACAAGATGAGCTCAGACGAAATGCGGCAGAAGATCATCGAATTGTCGCACGCTGAAGCACAACAGGAAAGATTGATCAACGACCTTGTTCAGTACATGGTGGACCTGGATATCCAGCGTTTTGAAGAAGTACTCAACCAGTTCATTCGTGCAAGAGGGATCGAGAGAACCATTACCCAGCTTGTGTTTCCGTTCCTCGATAAGATCGGCATACTCTGGATGACCAACTTCATTCAACCCGCACAGGAACATCTTGTGGCCAATATCATCCGTCAGAAACTGATCGTTGGGATCGAGAATGTACACAGCAGTATGAGCTCTGATAAGATCGTGGTGCTCTTCCTTCCTGAAGGCGAATATCATGAGCTTGGACTTTTGTATATCTACTACCTGCTGAAGAGCAAGGGAGTGCAGGTGCTTTACCTGGGTTCGGATGTGCCTGTACGTGATATGGAGTTCCTGGTGAATGCCAAAAAGCCGGATTTTCTGCTCACGCATCTCACAAGCGTGCCCGCTAATTTCAGCATCGATAAATTCCTGAACAATTTCCAGGCTACTGTCCCCGAAGCAAAGCTGGTGATCTCTGGTCAGCTGGCTGTCTGTTACCCCCGGAAGAGCTATCCGAACCTGTCTTTCAAGAGAAGTTTACAGGAAGTTATGGAATTTATTACGAGCCTGTAA
- a CDS encoding tyrosine-protein phosphatase, with protein MFSIFKKKQKGTVDLSELSTDMHSHLLPGIDDGSPDTSVSAILIAGLQDLGYQRFVTTPHIFWDMYKNTNESIDAAREELRLSFNGSIPAPFRAAAEYYLDDHIDDLLKKDVPLLTIRDNWVLVEFSFITPPMDLKEKLFALQIKGYQPVIAHPERYTYLLSSKKIYDELKDAGCLFQVNLLSFSNYYGKQSHELANYLLKKNYIDLLGTDLHHDRHLQALRSSPHLTDITKQLLDSGKLLNPSIRF; from the coding sequence ATGTTCTCCATATTCAAAAAGAAGCAAAAAGGAACAGTTGACCTTAGTGAACTGTCAACAGACATGCACTCGCACCTGCTTCCGGGAATTGATGACGGTTCTCCCGATACATCCGTTTCCGCAATCCTTATAGCCGGCTTACAGGATCTGGGCTATCAACGCTTTGTAACAACCCCGCATATCTTTTGGGATATGTATAAGAATACGAATGAAAGTATCGATGCAGCCCGGGAAGAATTGCGTTTATCCTTTAACGGTAGTATTCCCGCGCCTTTCCGCGCAGCAGCTGAATACTACCTGGATGATCATATCGATGACCTCCTGAAAAAAGATGTACCATTACTCACCATTCGTGATAACTGGGTATTGGTGGAATTCAGTTTTATCACCCCGCCGATGGATCTCAAGGAAAAATTGTTCGCACTTCAGATCAAAGGCTATCAACCTGTAATTGCACATCCTGAACGCTATACTTACCTGCTTTCATCGAAAAAAATCTACGATGAACTTAAAGACGCAGGCTGTCTGTTTCAGGTGAACCTTCTTTCATTCTCCAACTATTACGGAAAACAGTCGCATGAACTGGCCAATTATCTCCTCAAAAAGAATTATATAGACCTGCTGGGTACCGACCTGCATCACGACAGGCACCTGCAAGCCTTACGCTCTTCCCCCCACCTCACAGATATTACCAAACAATTGCTCGATTCCGGCAAATTGCTCAATCCTTCCATCAGGTTCTAA
- the fcl gene encoding GDP-L-fucose synthase: protein MEKSAKIYVAGHRGMVGSAITRKLQEQGFDNLLQKTSQELDLRNQQAVKEFFASEKPEYVFLAAAKVGGIVANNTYRAEFIYENMMIQNNVIHSAYVNGVKKLMFLGSSCIYPKLAPQPLKEEYLLTGLLEPTNEPYAIAKIAGIKMCDAYRAQYGCNFISVMPTNLYGRNDNYDLKNSHVLPALIRKFHEAKANNAPSVLMWGTGEPKREFLHADDLADACYFLMETYNDEGFVNIGTGEDLSINELALLIKDIVGYTGKIEHDLSKPDGTPRKLMDVQKVNNLGWKARIGLREGIEKVYSEFIQQTTSVV from the coding sequence ATGGAGAAATCGGCTAAAATTTATGTGGCAGGGCATCGGGGTATGGTTGGCTCTGCCATCACAAGAAAACTGCAGGAACAAGGCTTTGACAACCTCCTGCAAAAAACATCGCAGGAACTGGATCTTCGCAACCAACAGGCAGTGAAAGAATTTTTCGCTTCAGAAAAACCGGAATATGTTTTTCTGGCTGCTGCAAAAGTGGGTGGAATTGTAGCCAACAATACTTATCGAGCTGAGTTCATCTACGAAAATATGATGATCCAGAACAATGTGATCCACTCAGCCTATGTCAATGGAGTGAAGAAGCTCATGTTCCTCGGTTCGTCCTGCATCTATCCGAAACTGGCTCCGCAGCCGCTCAAGGAAGAATACCTGTTGACAGGGCTACTTGAGCCGACCAATGAACCATATGCCATCGCTAAGATTGCAGGCATCAAAATGTGCGATGCCTACAGGGCTCAGTATGGTTGCAATTTCATTTCCGTAATGCCTACAAACCTATATGGTCGGAATGATAATTACGACCTCAAAAACTCACATGTACTTCCTGCATTGATCAGGAAGTTCCATGAAGCGAAAGCTAACAATGCTCCTTCAGTTCTTATGTGGGGGACCGGAGAACCCAAACGCGAATTCCTTCATGCAGATGACCTTGCAGACGCATGTTATTTCCTGATGGAGACCTATAATGATGAAGGTTTTGTGAATATCGGAACCGGCGAAGATCTTTCCATCAATGAACTTGCGCTCCTGATCAAAGATATTGTAGGCTACACTGGAAAAATCGAACACGATCTCTCCAAACCCGACGGCACTCCACGAAAACTGATGGACGTACAGAAGGTCAACAACCTGGGCTGGAAAGCCCGCATCGGCCTGCGGGAAGGAATAGAAAAAGTTTACAGTGAATTCATACAACAAACAACTTCTGTTGTGTAG
- a CDS encoding FkbM family methyltransferase — MLKLTEFIQNFGFTNGVTNYLKLRYNRTRNVQVRGIKYPISLRPNKFDKYTFKEMFILRDYDIRLPASWGPPSVIIDAGANIGLSAVFFSSKYSDARIFAIEPSDDNYQCLVNNCKPYPNVVPLKSALWPVTETLHVINQGQGLRSYMVEPTQESDDQTALSAVSIRSLQNQFGFTTIDILKIDIEGSEKDLFENADHSWLANTKCLIIELHDRMKEGCSKVFFQAISQYDFSFSMKGENLIFINNNIQ; from the coding sequence ATGCTGAAACTGACTGAATTTATTCAAAATTTTGGCTTCACCAATGGTGTAACCAATTATCTGAAACTGCGTTACAATAGAACCAGGAATGTACAAGTAAGAGGGATCAAATATCCCATATCCCTTCGGCCCAATAAGTTTGATAAGTATACATTCAAAGAAATGTTCATTCTTAGAGACTACGATATACGCTTGCCAGCTTCCTGGGGACCACCTTCAGTAATCATAGATGCAGGTGCTAACATAGGATTGTCTGCAGTGTTCTTTTCCAGCAAATATTCAGATGCCAGGATTTTTGCAATAGAACCAAGCGATGATAACTACCAGTGCCTTGTGAACAATTGCAAACCATATCCGAACGTGGTCCCATTAAAGAGTGCCCTTTGGCCCGTTACGGAGACGCTCCATGTAATAAACCAGGGACAGGGATTACGCAGCTATATGGTAGAGCCGACTCAGGAGTCTGATGACCAAACGGCCTTGTCGGCAGTTTCCATCAGATCATTACAAAATCAATTCGGGTTTACTACTATTGATATTCTTAAGATAGATATTGAAGGCAGTGAGAAGGATCTATTCGAAAATGCCGATCACTCATGGCTTGCCAACACAAAATGCTTAATAATTGAACTCCACGACCGGATGAAGGAAGGATGTTCAAAGGTTTTTTTTCAGGCAATCAGTCAGTACGATTTTTCGTTTTCCATGAAAGGCGAAAACCTTATTTTCATCAACAATAATATCCAGTAA
- a CDS encoding glycosyltransferase family 2 protein translates to MKISIITATYNSAATIRDTLSCIAMQDHPDIEHIIVDGVSKDKTLEIVREFPHVAKLISETDKGIYDAMNKGVQMAQGDVVGILNSDDFYTHAHVLSTVAEAFSNPAVQTVYADLQYVHPVQTEKVVRTWKAGQYRKNSFYYGWMPPHPTFFVRREVYEQAGLFNLALRSAADYELMLRILFRYGCSTEYIPEVLVKMRAGGMSNASFKNRLRANREDALAWKLNNLEPYFFTLYLKPIRKIQQLFVR, encoded by the coding sequence ATGAAGATATCCATTATTACAGCTACTTATAACAGTGCTGCTACAATCAGAGATACACTTTCCTGCATTGCAATGCAAGATCATCCTGATATAGAGCATATCATAGTGGATGGAGTGTCAAAAGACAAAACCCTTGAGATCGTCCGGGAATTTCCTCATGTAGCCAAATTAATCTCAGAGACGGATAAAGGTATTTATGATGCTATGAATAAAGGGGTTCAAATGGCTCAGGGTGATGTAGTAGGAATATTGAACTCAGATGATTTTTACACGCACGCCCATGTATTATCCACAGTAGCTGAAGCGTTCTCTAACCCTGCTGTTCAAACTGTTTATGCCGATCTTCAATATGTGCATCCTGTGCAAACAGAGAAAGTAGTAAGAACATGGAAAGCAGGTCAATACCGAAAGAATAGTTTTTATTATGGCTGGATGCCACCTCATCCCACTTTCTTTGTAAGACGTGAGGTTTATGAGCAAGCTGGCCTATTTAATCTGGCATTGCGATCAGCCGCTGACTATGAATTGATGCTCCGCATTCTGTTCAGGTATGGATGTTCCACGGAGTATATTCCTGAAGTGCTGGTGAAAATGAGAGCCGGTGGTATGAGCAACGCTTCATTCAAAAACAGGCTGAGAGCAAATCGAGAAGATGCGCTGGCCTGGAAACTAAACAACCTGGAGCCATATTTCTTTACCCTTTATTTGAAGCCGATAAGGAAGATCCAACAGCTTTTTGTCAGATGA
- a CDS encoding WcaF family extracellular polysaccharide biosynthesis acetyltransferase: MNRFTDLSTYNNDWYKKEIGASKLKQVCWYFLNVLFFINPLNPSSWLKRILLKMFGAKIGKGVIFKPAINIKYPWKLTIGDNSWIGEKVWIDNLGIVSIGKNVCLSQGAMLLTGNHNFAKTNFELMVDGIILEDGVWIGAQALVCPGVNCATHAVLTARSVATRNLDAFTIYQGNPAVAVKQRAIIE; the protein is encoded by the coding sequence ATGAATAGGTTTACAGATCTTTCTACCTACAATAATGACTGGTACAAGAAAGAGATAGGTGCATCAAAACTAAAACAGGTATGCTGGTATTTTTTGAATGTACTTTTCTTTATTAACCCTCTAAATCCTTCGTCCTGGCTCAAGCGAATCTTGTTGAAGATGTTTGGTGCAAAAATCGGAAAGGGTGTAATTTTCAAACCCGCCATTAATATCAAGTATCCGTGGAAGCTGACAATTGGTGACAATTCGTGGATCGGCGAAAAGGTTTGGATCGATAATCTGGGAATAGTGTCAATCGGTAAAAATGTTTGTTTATCGCAAGGAGCTATGTTGCTGACCGGGAATCACAATTTTGCAAAAACAAATTTTGAGCTGATGGTGGATGGTATAATTTTAGAAGACGGCGTTTGGATTGGTGCACAGGCATTGGTTTGTCCAGGTGTGAATTGTGCTACTCATGCGGTGCTGACTGCCAGGTCTGTGGCTACCAGGAACCTGGATGCCTTTACTATTTATCAGGGAAATCCCGCTGTAGCGGTGAAGCAACGTGCGATCATAGAATGA
- a CDS encoding glycosyltransferase, protein MKKKLFLQIFRLTGWPRKLQFHATDEQELKDIKSFFPTANVKMAPNIPNVDNSSLSFPVKQKDELKAIFVSRIHPKKNLHFLLELFRELKPAQKLTFDIYGVFDDEAYTSQCKKLASALPDNILINFHGPLASRDVLVTLKKSHVFMLPTLGENFGHAIFESLTAGRPVLISDQTPWRDLTVAKAGWDLPVANKQAYSNVIEQLLNMEQEEFNVWANGAKNHSVEYLAKQDYFSTYSKLFNE, encoded by the coding sequence TTGAAAAAGAAACTGTTTCTTCAAATCTTTCGACTCACAGGTTGGCCCCGAAAATTGCAGTTCCACGCAACAGATGAACAGGAGTTGAAAGATATCAAGTCCTTCTTTCCCACAGCTAATGTGAAAATGGCGCCCAATATTCCGAATGTTGATAATTCCAGCCTCTCCTTTCCGGTAAAGCAAAAAGATGAACTGAAAGCGATTTTTGTTTCACGTATTCATCCCAAAAAAAACCTGCATTTCCTATTAGAGCTTTTCAGGGAGCTAAAGCCTGCACAAAAACTTACCTTCGACATTTATGGAGTGTTCGACGATGAAGCATATACCAGTCAATGTAAAAAATTGGCATCAGCATTACCTGACAACATTTTGATCAATTTTCACGGTCCCCTGGCCAGTAGGGACGTGTTGGTTACTTTAAAGAAAAGTCATGTATTCATGCTTCCAACATTGGGAGAGAATTTTGGTCATGCAATTTTTGAATCTCTTACGGCCGGACGTCCGGTCTTGATCAGCGATCAGACCCCATGGAGGGACCTGACAGTTGCTAAAGCCGGATGGGACCTGCCAGTGGCAAATAAGCAGGCATATTCGAATGTGATTGAACAGTTGCTGAATATGGAACAGGAGGAATTCAACGTCTGGGCAAATGGGGCCAAAAATCATTCTGTTGAGTACCTCGCTAAACAGGATTATTTTTCCACTTATAGCAAATTATTCAATGAATAG